From the Planktothricoides raciborskii GIHE-MW2 genome, the window AGAACTTTATTTAGGTTATGACCAAATAGAAGTAGAAGATATCAGCTTGGTTGCCAGAGAACTCAACCTTTCCGAAGCAAGTATCGAAAATGCTTACATCCTTCAAGGGGAATTTGGGTCATCTTGGATTAAAGATTTACTGGATATGAATAATGAGGATATTCAAGACTTTTGCGATCAAAAGCGGGGGAATAAATCCTCAATTATGGCGTTACAACGGAAATTGATGCGGTTGGATCGACTGAAATATATTAAAACCCGTTGTCCCCAGAATTATCTCTCCCAAATTTTGGCCAATTTAGAAGCGGGTAAGCACGTTGTAATTGAGTTTGGTTCTCACTCGGATATGTTGTCTTATATGTTAGCCACGAATGTGATTACCCGGCGCATTCACCGGGCTTATGTGGAAAAATCCGAGAAGTTTCTCCAAACCAAAAATCCCAGCGATCGCCCCCGACAACTGGTGATTACCATTGAAGAAGCCCACCGCTTTCTCGATAGCGCTACGGTGCGTCAAACCATCTTTGGCACCATTGCCAGAGAAATGCGGAAATATTTCGTCACCATGTTAGTGGTCGATCAACGTCCCTCTGGAATTGATAACGAGGTGATGTCACAAATTGGCACGCGAATTACGGCGTTACTTAACGATGAAAAAGATATTGAAGCAATTTTTACCGGCGTTTCTGGCGGGCAAAATTTGCGTTCTGTGTTAGCAAAACTTGACTCTAAACAACAAGCTTTAGTCTTAGGTCATGCGGTGCCCATGCCCGTGGTGGTGCGAACTCGTGCTTATGACCAACAATTTTATCGAGAAATTGGCGATATGTCCTGGGATGAAATGGATACGGAAACGTTATTAAAAGTGGCCGAAGCCGCCAAAGCGGATTTAGGGTTTTAGGAAAAAAAGGAATCAAATAACAAATAACCAACAACAAATAATCAACAACCAACAACAAATAACCAACAACAAAAAATTTTGATTAAGTATTTTTGCGGATTGTCGTCAATGTAGTACAAGTGTAATATGGTAGTAGATTAAAAATTCAACCCAGATAATTCGCCAGTCACCGAGAAAGAAAAGGAATGGGGCGTAAACATGGCATGGGTACGCGCATTCAATTTTTGCCCTGACAGAAGTTCATGGGCGATCGCTGCTGTTAGGTTTAATTTCTTTGGGATTACTGGGTACAGTTGCTATATCAAGTCGATGGAATCAAGCAAAAATTTTTTTCTCGATAACCCGGAATTCGAGATTAACCCACTGTAGTCATAGTGCAGTGATGACAAATGATTATCAATGATGATGAATCCATGTCATTCGTCCTTGGCACTTTGCCAGGGTCAGTCCCGTCCAATCATTTAGTCACATTTAGTCAAATCACTTAGGAGAGAGATTTTACGGAACATTTCATCTTTCTGCGGGTAGCGAGTGATCTTGTAAATCTTTACAAACTTTTAATTTTGACTTACGATAATAAAACAAACTCATAACGACTTCGCTTTAGCGGGATAAACCTACCTTTCATTCTCGGTGGCGGCTGAGTCACTCAGGCAAATTCCTGGTATCCAGCCTGGTATCCAGCCTGGATCCCAGCTTTGACTAGGACTTCCTTATATCAGATATCTCCTGGATGACTGGATAATTTTTTTTCTAGGGATCCGGAAAAGTCGCCATCAAAAAGGCTACGCATCTAATCTGTTTGGAGAACTGCAACCCTATGCCCACGATCAAAAACCAATCAACCACCACCCAGCAAAGCAATATGAGTACACGACGTAGTGAAACGAGTGATAGCATTCGGGCTTATCTACATGAAATCGGTCGTGTACCCCTGCTGACTCATGAGCAAGAGATTGTGTATGGGAAGCAGGTACAGCAAATGATGAAGTTGCTAGAGGATCAAGAAGCTTTGGCGAAAAAATTAAATCGCCAGCCAATTGAGCAGGAATGGGCTGACCATGTGAATTTGACGGTTTCTGAACTTCAGAGATTGTTGGATCTGGGGCAGCGGGCGAAGCGAAAAATGATTGAATCCAATTTGCGTTTGGTGGTGGCGATCGCCAAGAAATACCAAAAGCGCAATCTGGAATTTTTGGATCTGATCCAAGAAGGCACCCTCGGCTTGGAACGGGGGGTAGAAAAATTCGATCCCATGCGGGGCTATAAGTTTTCTACTTATGCTTACTGGTGGATTCGCCAAGCAATTACCCGAGCGATCGCCCAACAAGCCCGCACGATTCGTCTACCCATTCACATCACGGAAAAACTGAATAAAATCAAACGAGTGCAGCGGGAACTCAGTCAAAAACTGGGTCGCACCCCAACACCGGCAGAAATTGGGGAAATTTTGGATCTGCAACCCGCCCAAATTCGGGAATATCTGCTGCTTTCCCGTCAGCCGGTTTCTTTGGATTTGCGAGTTGGGGACAACCAAGATACGGAATTGCAAGACCTGCTCGAAGATGTGGACGCTTCCCCAGAAAATTACATTATGCAAGAGTTGTTGCGGGAAGACTTGCATAATTTATTAGATGAATTAACCCCGCAACAAAAAGATGTGATTATGCTCCGGTTTGGCTTCAAAGATGGGCGCGAGCTTTCTTTAGCCAAAGTCGGTGCCGCCCTGAAACTCAGCCGTGAGAGAGTCCGCCAATTAGAGCATCAAGCTTTGGCGCATCTGCGGCGGCGTCGGGCGAATGTGCAAGAATATTTCGCCAGCTAATCCAGCTAAGAATAATCCAGCTAAGAATAATCCAGCGAAAAATATTGTTAGCAATTTTTAGCAAATAGAATCACTGGCAAAGCCAAATAAATTCCCAAGACCAGAGAAATTAATGATTCTCTGGTCTTTGTTTTGTCCTAGGGATACGGTGTGCTGACTGAAAACCTGGACACTTGAAAAAATATGGGTTAATTTAGGCGTGTTTGTGACTTGCTCAGGCAGTCAAATTCCTGACCATCATTTTCAGGGTTAGTATCTACATATTGACGAGCCGAAGTCTTGCAAATCAAGGGTTGATCTTAAACAGGGGATAAGAAACTTCAATGACAATGAAGGATACAGAGAATCAGCATCCTGAACGGATCAGCTTGTTGACCGCGATCTGTCTTGTGGTCGCGAATATGATTGGCACCGGGGTGTTCACTTCTCTGGGTTTTCAGGTGGTGGATATTCAGTCCGGTTTTTCTTTGTTGTTTTTATGGTTTGTTGGGGGAGTTTTCGCCCTCTGTGGCGCCCTGGCTTACGGGGAATTGGGGGCGGCGATGCCCCGGTCTGGGGGTGAATATCACTATTTATCTAAGATATATCATCCGGCTTTAGGCTTTCTTTCGGGATGGCTTTCGGTGACGGTGGGGTTTGCGGCGCCGATCGCTGCTGCCGCGATCGCATTAGGAAGGTATTTCTGTAGAATCATTTGGGAACCAGAAAATATACCCAGTTTTTACCCACAGGCGATCGCTTTATTCGTGGTGATCGTGATTTCTCTATTGAATACCAAAGATTTGAAACTGGCCAGTTCATTTCAACAGATATTTACCCTGTTAAAAGTGCTGCTGATTGTGGTATTTATTGCCTGCGGATTGGTTATGGCTACTCCCCAAGATATTAGCTTTTTGCCCTCTGCCGCCGATCCAAATCTGATTTTTAGTGCGCCGTTTGCCATTTCAATGGTCTATGTCACTTATTCTTATTCCGGTTGGAATGCGGCGATTTATTTAGCCAGTGATATTGACCAACCGGCCAAAAATCTGCCCCGGTCTTTGCTGCTGGGAACGGTGATCGTTATGGTGTTATATTTGTTGTTAAACTTGGTTTTTCTCTACAGTACCCCCATCGATCAACTAGCCGGACAATTGGAAATTGGTTATATTTCTGGGAATCAGATTTTTGGGGCGATCGGGGCTAAAATTATGGCATTCTTAATTTCTTTTGGCCTAATTTCTTCCATTAGTTCAATGGTTTTAGCCGGCCCAAGGGTGACACAGGTGATTGGGGAAGATATCCCGGTTTTCCGAATTTTAGCCAAGAAAAATGCGCTGGGAATTCCTTATACTGCGATTTTATTCCAATTGGCGATCGTGATATTTTTCATCATCACCGCCACATTTGAATCTGTGATTACTTATCTGGGATTTACGCTGACTCTTTCTTCTTTTCTCACAGTCTTAGGGGTATTTGTCCATAGAATTCGCTACCCTGAAGTGGCGCGACCATATAAAACTTGGGGCTATCCGGTGACGCCAATAATTTTTCTCTTAATTAGTCTGTGGATTATGATATTTCTCTTAAGAGATAAACCGATTGAATCGGTGGCGGGTTTATACACGATCGCCCTGGGATTGCCGGTCTATTTCTGGGCTGTGAAGAAAAAACTTGCTGATTAAATTGTTGCTTGGCTTGCTGAATGCTGAATATTTTCAGCGGTTAAACTCCTAAGAAGTCTATGACTATCAAAATTACCATGAATCAAAAAATGAATCAAAAAATGAATCAAAAAGTCACGCGATCGCTTTTATTAGCCATCATCTCTACCCTAGTTTTTATTCAGTCTTGTAACAATCCGCAAACTGAAGGCAGCAAAATCGAAAATAGCAGCCAAACGGCCAACACAAATCAGACCACCGCAAGCAACCCAGAGGCAGTCACCGAAGAACCTACAGCCACGCCAAAACCTGAACCAAACCCCGATCCCTTAGCCCAATTCGATTTAGAAAAATCGGCCAAATTAACGGATACTGCCAAGTTAATTGCGGGGATGAAAATTGAGGATGCTAGTCCCCTCGCTGCCATCCAAAATACTACCGGTTGGAAAAATCATGCTCAATATTTTCAAAAGGGTTGGCCGCAACTAGAAAATCAACAACTTGCTAAAGTCAGAAAATGGACTGAAACGGAACTCAAAACCATCAACGAATCTGCGCCATCAATATTTTATCCTTTTAGCGGACCTGATTTTTTATACGCTTATTCTTTCTTCCCCAACGCCAAAGAATATGTAATGATTGGCCTTGAACCTGTGGGCACAGTCCCGGATTTGCTGAATATGTTAGAGGGACAGCGATCGCAACAATTACAAATTATTAATCAGTCCCTTTATGCCATTCTTGAATATAGCTTTTTCCGCACAAAAGCGATGGCAGTGGATTTAGCCAAACAAGGAGTTTTGCCCATTTTATTACTATTTTTGGCTCGCACAAACAATCAAATTTTGGATGTGCAATACGTCGGTTTGGATGCGGAGGCAAAGATTCAAATTTTAGAAACAAGTACCACTCCAGCAGGAATGATTCCCGGAGTCAAAATTTCGTTTTTACCCGCTGGAGAATCTGAACCTAAAACCCTGCATTATTTTTCTACGGATTTATCTAATGATGGCGTGAAGAAAACCCCACAGTTAGTAGAATTTGCCCAAGGTTATGCCAAGGATTCAGTCACTTATTTGAAAGCGGCTTCTTATTTGATGTATAATGAATCATTTTCCACGATTCGGGAGTTAATTCTCAACCAAAGCTATGCGGTGTTGCAGGATGATTCCGGAATGCCCGTTAAACATTTTGATGAAGCAAAATGGGAGCGGAAATTTTACGGCCAATACATTGCCCCGATTGATTTATTTGCCAGTCGATATCAGGCTGATTTGCGAAAAATTTATCAAAGCGATAAGACGATTCAGCCTTTAGATTTTGGCATTGGCTATAAATTTTACAAAGACTCTAATTTAATGTTAGCCACTCGGAAAGCAGCGCAATAAAAGTTAAGCAATTAATTCACCGCCATTAACACAAGAAAAGAAACCCGGTTTCGCCGAAGTTATCAAAGAAACCCGGTTTCTGGCACCGCGATGGAAAGTTTATAATCCCACGGCTTCTAATAAAGGTTGGATGGTTTCCCAGGTCAGTCCTTGCTCAATGTAAATGGGATTTGTGGGATTTAATGGACCTTGTAGGCGATCGATGGTCAAAATTTCTGCGGTATCGGGAAGTACCGGCACATCTGGGTCAAAAGCAGTTGGACGCATTAAAGAACTAGAATATCCTTTGAAAATGGCAATTTCATCCGCTTCCCCATCAATTTCTGCTTTCACAATTAGCACTTCAGTGGGACGCTTAATCGTGTATTTTTCTAATCGTTGAATGATTTGCTCTGTCATTTTAATTCCAGTCTTAATTCAAGTTTATTGTTGATGTGGTGGGAATTGCCCGCTATTGTCCTCTCAATTATATCAAGCATCAGAAATTATTTCTACAATTATTGCTACGATTGCGAGGTTATTTTGGGCGCAAGCATTGCGACCCTATGCATTTTCTATTACAGCAATTTTCTCAGCAAGTAAACCACAAATACCTGTAGGGGCGAAGCATGACCGCAGACAAATCATTGCTGAAAATATTGTAAGGGCGAAGCATTCCGTAGGGGCGAATGGCCATTCGCCCTTGTACGGGCGAATGGCCATTCGCCCTTGTACGGGCGAATGGCCATTCGCCCCTACTGCTGAAAATATTAAATGAACTGCCGGAATGCTTCGCCCCTACCGGAATGCTTCGCCCTAAAGTGGTTGAGTAATCTGAAAAACGCTGTAAAAACAATATTAACTCAGAGGGTTAAACCGGGTTTGTTTGCCGATGGGATGCTTCGGTGAATCATTGATTTAATCACTGTCAGTGGCCATAAATGCGATCGCATAATGCCGCAATAGAGGAGGTAGCACATAAGATTTTTCGGTTTTTTCAATTAAACAACGCCTGGTTAAAGATTGCAGGGCATTGAGTAACTCTGACGCCGAAATATGATTAGCTTCTAGCAACATAGCCAAAGTGACTGGTTTTTCTTCCTTAGCTAACCGGGAAATTACCTCTATTTCCATTTTCGATAACCGCTTAAATTGTGGCGCTAAATTATCGGCTAAATCTTCCGTTAATAAAATAGTATTCTCCAAAAATAACTCCCTAGGGCTGAGTTCCAAGTCTTGCATCAAATTGGCCAATATTTTTAACCATAAAGGATTGCCTTGGTACAGGGAAATCAGCGATCGACTCATCTCTGAACTAGCAATCCCTCGATCCTTAAATATTTTTAGCGCTGCGTTGTAGTTTAAGCCCCGAAGTTTGAGGCTGTGAATGGGATGAAAATCGCTGTTGTGCTGGGGAACTTGTCTCGGTTGTTCCCACCCAATTAGTAAGAAGCAACTTTGATGGGATAATTCCTCAATTTGTTTCAAAAAAGTGGCATAATCCTGGGTTTCGGGTTTATATTCTCCCGCCGATTTTCCCGGACTAAATAGGTATTGAACATCATCGAATACGACTAAACAACGATGCTTTTGTAGATATTTAATCAGAGATAAAGGCTGAGGGTTCTTTTTACCTAATTGGATTTCTGACCGCTGGGAAAAAAAAGCAATTAGACTGGTTTCCAGTTGGGCAAAAGTGGGGCATTTTTCCAGACTGCGCCACACTACATAGTCAAATTCATCTTTAATTTCGCGGATGAGTTCGGTTGCCAAGGTCGTTTTGCCAATGCCACTCATCCCCTCGATGGTGACAAGGCGGCAATTTTCTTGAATGACCCATTGTTTCAAGGTTTTTAGTTCATCGATGCGGTCATAACAAATCCGCAAATCCGGCATTTCGCTCAAATCTTGATGCAGGGTTTCTGTTGATGTGGCTTCAGGATTTTTCAGATTATTTTCGCTCTTGGGGATATCTGAGAAAGGTAAAGTTTCCCTACCAAAATTTATGCTACAAATTTTTATAGAATCTCGGAGAGAATTATCGGAAAAAATAGAAATTTGCAACCTTTCCATTGTGGATCGCAAATTTGATTTATGGATATCTTCCCCCAACATTTCTGATAGGATTTGCCACAACTCAGAACCCACATTCCTCACATGACTTTCCGAACAATGAGACTCATCGGCGATTTCTTGATATGTCTCACCTTGGATTGTCCCTCGCAGTACCGCTTTTTGCAAGTCATCGAGGTGCTGACCTGTTTTTGCGAACACCAGATCGTCGGCAAGTTTTAACATTTCCTTAAAATTCATGGGCTTTGGTCAATGTCAGGGTTTGCCTATTATATCCGACATTTTCCTACATTTTCGGACATTTTCGGACATTTTCCTACAGTAGGCAAGGAAATTTACCAAAAATTGCCGATAAAATCGGATATTTTCCGACTATACAGAATCTGGCATTAGTTTTATAGTGGAGTTATGACATTTACAGCAAGCGAGTCCGTCATGTCTACACAAATTGAAAGAATCAAAGTTCGTTTAGCTAGTCAGAATGACGAAGAAAGACTCGATGCGTTATTAGAGACTCTTAACTGTGGTCAAGACGGATTAGAACTATTAATTGAACAGTCTTTAAAAGATCAGTCAGAAAAAATTAGACAATTAACCTATAGAATTTTTATGGGCGATCGGCCTCATCTTAATGAAAGCCCAGAAAAATCTTACCCACCACATAACCCAACAGATATAATTACTTCGATCGCAATTAGCCCTAATACCCCTAATACTATTAGAATAGTAGGAGGCAGCTACAAAAAAATTTGGATTTGGAGTTTAGAAAGTAAAGAATTTACTTGTTTTCTTAAAGGAAGTCAACAAGGAAGTCAACAACATTCGCACTGGATTTTGTCGGTTGCGATTAGCCCTGATGGAAATAGATTAGTCAGCGGCAGCGCAGATAAAACTATTAAAGTATGGGATTTAAATCAAGGAAATCTAATTCATACATTAAATCTAATTCATACATTAAAGGGACATGATGGCTGGGTGACTGCTGTTGCCATTACTGCTGATGGAAAAAACATTATCAGTGGCAGTACAGACAAAAGCATCAAAGTCTGGGATTTAAATACAGGCAAATTGATTAAAACCCTGAAGAATGACAAAGAATTATCTTCTGTTCTGACTCTATGTCTGACTCACGATCAAAAAATGATCGTGAGTGGAGACACAAATAATAATATTACTTTATGGGATTTAAAGACAGGTCAATGGCTCCGCAGTCTTGAAGGACATTCAGATTGGATTAAAGCGTTAACAGTTACTTCAGATAATACCACTTTAATTAGTGGCAGTCGTGATGGGATGCAAAAAATTTGGCAGTCAAACCCTGATAATAAAAATAATTTTAACTTACCATTAATTTTAGCTCAAGGATCATTAGATATAGCACTTATTGGATTTTTATGGAAAATTTCAATCTCATGGTTTATTATATTTTTTGTTTGGGTATCTATGAAAATTTGGTTAATATATCGCGATCAAAAATCTGATAATCTATCTTCTAAAACAATAGATTGTATTAAGACATTACCTGGCTGTACATCTATTAATTCTCTGGATTGCAATTTGGATCAAGATATAATTTTTATTGGTAGTTTTAATACGGCTAATTTTTTTAATCTTAAAAAAAATGAATTAATAAAAACATGGATAGTAGATGGGTTTATTAGTTCTGTAGTAATTAGTTCAGATGCCAGAATACTTGCTTTTGCCGGTCAAAACTGGATTACTTTATTAGATGCAAAAACCAGAAAACCTCTGCCTGTTCTTAAAGGTTGTTCTTATTCACGATTAAGTACAATTAAAATTATCGATCAAAGTAATAATCAAAAGCTATATACTGGGGACATTAAAACATTTACAGTAAAAGTAGTAGATCAGAATAACCAACCAATAAATATTGATAGTAAAAATATTATTTGGGACTGTTTTTTTACTGGCTATAAATACAGCGTGGTAGCACCTGGTAAACTACAGAAAAATAATAATGGAGAAGCGGTATTTATAGCCGGTAACAAACCAGGAAATGTTGACATTACAGTAAAAGTTGGAATTCTGGAAGATTCGATAAAAATTAATATTCAAGAAGCTCCTAAAATCTCTAAAATAAAGTGTTCACCTCATAATCAAACTAAACTTTTATATGGACAAAGCTTTGAGTTTAAAGTTGCAGAAACTTTAGATCAATATGGATCTCGCATAAAAACCACGTCAATTCAGTGGTTAGTTGAGCCAGAAAAATATGGCATTTTTGACGAAAATGGTAATTTTACTGCCGGTCAATATTCAGGGACTTGTTACGTCTATGCTTCGGTTGGTTCAATCAAGTCTGAAAGAATTTCAATTGAGATTATTGAACCTCCCAAGTTGACAAAACTCCTGGTGATAAATAATCGCCTATCTAATATAAAATTAGAATATGGAAAAACTTTAAAATTTGAGGTAAAAGGTGTAGACCAATATGGAGAGGATATATCCACTGGAACAATTACTTGGTCAGTGGATGATGATCGATCTGGAACCATTGACGAAGATGGTAACTTTACTGCCGGTGAATATTCAGGGACTTGTGACGTCTATGCTTCGGTTGGTTCAATCAAGTCTGAAAGAATTTCAATTACGATTCTTGAACCTCCCAAGTTGACAAAACTCCAGGTGATAAATCGCCTATCTAATATAAAATTAGAGTATCAAGAAACTTTTCAATTTGAAGTAAAAGGTGTAGACCAATATGGAGAGGATATATCCACTGGAACAATTACTTGGTCAGTGGATGATGATCGATCTGGAACCATTGACGAAGATGGTAACTTTACTGCCGGTGAATATTCAGGGACTTGTGACGTCTATGCTTCGGTTGATTCAATCGAATCTGAAAGAATTTCAATTACGATTATTGAACCTCCCTATCTGAAAGAACTTCAGGTGATAAATCGCCCATATAAAGAATTAGAATATGGAGAAACTTTTCAATTTGAAGTAGAAGGGATAGACCAATATGGATACGATATATCCACTGGAACAATTACTTGGTCAGTGAATGATGATCGATATGGAACTATTGACGAAGATGGTAACTTTACTGCTGGTGAATATTCAGGGAATTGTTACGTCTATGCTTCGGTTAGTTCAATCGAATCTGAAAGAATTTTAATTGAGATTATTGAACCTCCCAAGTTGAAAAAACTCCTGGTGATAAATCGCCCATCTAAAGAATTAGAGTATCAAGAAACTTTTCAATTTGAAGTAAAAGGTGTAGACCAATATGGAAACTATATATCCACTGGAACAATTACTTGGTCAGTGAACGATGAGCAATCTGGAACCATTGATAAAAATGGTAACTTTACTGCCGGTCAATATTCAGGGACTTGTGACGTCTGGGCTTCGGTTGGTTCAATCAAATCTGAAAGAATTTCAATTGCTATTATTGAACCTTCTCGTTTAGAAAAAATAGAATTAAAACCTTCTTTTGTTTCTTTACTACCAAACCAAAAA encodes:
- a CDS encoding ATP-binding protein codes for the protein MNSEQPLGSVIQGSLSNGLEVKLHADVSVEDMRVGKFLVIRGARSLFFCILTDVTLGTSSERILINPPPPEDDFMQAVLAGSGTYGTINLSPMLMLAPETSESGWSVESLLKTQSSANKNGSNNNSNNNSNNNGKNNGLASYQANTGTPMQLLPVKTIPSHFSQVYEASERDFRAVFGWEDDPQRRNFAVGQPLDMDVPVCIDLDRFVERSNGVFGKSGTGKSFLTRLLLSGIIRKQAAVNLIFDMHSEYGWEAQCEGKQVSTVKGLRQLFPHQVQIYTLDPDSTRRRGIRDAQELYLGYDQIEVEDISLVARELNLSEASIENAYILQGEFGSSWIKDLLDMNNEDIQDFCDQKRGNKSSIMALQRKLMRLDRLKYIKTRCPQNYLSQILANLEAGKHVVIEFGSHSDMLSYMLATNVITRRIHRAYVEKSEKFLQTKNPSDRPRQLVITIEEAHRFLDSATVRQTIFGTIAREMRKYFVTMLVVDQRPSGIDNEVMSQIGTRITALLNDEKDIEAIFTGVSGGQNLRSVLAKLDSKQQALVLGHAVPMPVVVRTRAYDQQFYREIGDMSWDEMDTETLLKVAEAAKADLGF
- a CDS encoding RNA polymerase sigma factor, RpoD/SigA family yields the protein MSTRRSETSDSIRAYLHEIGRVPLLTHEQEIVYGKQVQQMMKLLEDQEALAKKLNRQPIEQEWADHVNLTVSELQRLLDLGQRAKRKMIESNLRLVVAIAKKYQKRNLEFLDLIQEGTLGLERGVEKFDPMRGYKFSTYAYWWIRQAITRAIAQQARTIRLPIHITEKLNKIKRVQRELSQKLGRTPTPAEIGEILDLQPAQIREYLLLSRQPVSLDLRVGDNQDTELQDLLEDVDASPENYIMQELLREDLHNLLDELTPQQKDVIMLRFGFKDGRELSLAKVGAALKLSRERVRQLEHQALAHLRRRRANVQEYFAS
- a CDS encoding APC family permease; the encoded protein is MTMKDTENQHPERISLLTAICLVVANMIGTGVFTSLGFQVVDIQSGFSLLFLWFVGGVFALCGALAYGELGAAMPRSGGEYHYLSKIYHPALGFLSGWLSVTVGFAAPIAAAAIALGRYFCRIIWEPENIPSFYPQAIALFVVIVISLLNTKDLKLASSFQQIFTLLKVLLIVVFIACGLVMATPQDISFLPSAADPNLIFSAPFAISMVYVTYSYSGWNAAIYLASDIDQPAKNLPRSLLLGTVIVMVLYLLLNLVFLYSTPIDQLAGQLEIGYISGNQIFGAIGAKIMAFLISFGLISSISSMVLAGPRVTQVIGEDIPVFRILAKKNALGIPYTAILFQLAIVIFFIITATFESVITYLGFTLTLSSFLTVLGVFVHRIRYPEVARPYKTWGYPVTPIIFLLISLWIMIFLLRDKPIESVAGLYTIALGLPVYFWAVKKKLAD
- a CDS encoding NB-ARC domain-containing protein, which encodes MNFKEMLKLADDLVFAKTGQHLDDLQKAVLRGTIQGETYQEIADESHCSESHVRNVGSELWQILSEMLGEDIHKSNLRSTMERLQISIFSDNSLRDSIKICSINFGRETLPFSDIPKSENNLKNPEATSTETLHQDLSEMPDLRICYDRIDELKTLKQWVIQENCRLVTIEGMSGIGKTTLATELIREIKDEFDYVVWRSLEKCPTFAQLETSLIAFFSQRSEIQLGKKNPQPLSLIKYLQKHRCLVVFDDVQYLFSPGKSAGEYKPETQDYATFLKQIEELSHQSCFLLIGWEQPRQVPQHNSDFHPIHSLKLRGLNYNAALKIFKDRGIASSEMSRSLISLYQGNPLWLKILANLMQDLELSPRELFLENTILLTEDLADNLAPQFKRLSKMEIEVISRLAKEEKPVTLAMLLEANHISASELLNALQSLTRRCLIEKTEKSYVLPPLLRHYAIAFMATDSD